A section of the Deinococcus gobiensis I-0 genome encodes:
- a CDS encoding tyrosine-type recombinase/integrase codes for MTLAPYQGDLLAQTREWTNLHDEELRRRAVRAAADKDVAALVSLTTAYLAHQGGSGVLTSPRTVEAYALGTRQFAEYAAAQALSLLRPGRHDAQGYINHLLAAGRKPAGVQLKVAAAGCLYRALRWAGATDADPFRDTKVPKDRTPGIVKRPPYTEDELADVLEHADVHAKFLLFLTAHAGLRISEALALEWNDLDETAKRLHVRSGKGRKGRVVAMSTSLARAARHYRGLYGPGGPEHMDGKRTTPSDHLFRYGHVMTARYHIGKAFALAGVDFRGFHPGRKYAGTRLLRQIKDFGRVAAHLGHESVDTTRKGYAQLAADDLKDDLMGW; via the coding sequence ATGACCCTCGCCCCTTACCAGGGTGATCTGCTCGCCCAAACCCGCGAGTGGACGAACCTGCACGACGAGGAACTGCGTCGCCGCGCCGTGCGGGCCGCCGCCGACAAGGACGTGGCGGCGCTCGTCTCGCTCACCACCGCTTACCTCGCGCATCAGGGCGGCAGCGGGGTCCTGACCAGCCCCCGCACCGTCGAGGCCTACGCCCTGGGCACCCGGCAGTTCGCCGAGTACGCCGCGGCCCAGGCCCTCAGCCTGCTGCGGCCGGGCCGCCACGACGCGCAGGGCTATATCAACCACCTGCTCGCCGCCGGACGCAAACCTGCCGGGGTTCAGCTCAAGGTCGCGGCCGCCGGCTGCCTGTACCGTGCCCTGCGCTGGGCGGGCGCCACCGACGCCGACCCCTTCCGCGACACGAAGGTGCCCAAAGACCGCACGCCGGGGATCGTCAAGCGCCCGCCCTATACCGAGGACGAGCTGGCCGACGTCCTAGAGCACGCCGACGTGCATGCCAAGTTCCTGCTCTTCCTGACGGCCCACGCTGGCCTGCGCATCAGTGAGGCTCTGGCACTGGAATGGAATGACCTCGACGAGACAGCCAAGCGCCTGCACGTCCGCAGCGGCAAGGGCCGGAAGGGCCGAGTGGTCGCCATGAGCACCAGCCTCGCCCGCGCGGCCCGGCACTACCGGGGACTCTACGGCCCTGGTGGCCCCGAACATATGGACGGGAAACGCACGACGCCCAGCGACCATCTGTTCCGCTACGGCCACGTCATGACCGCCCGGTATCACATTGGCAAGGCCTTCGCGCTGGCGGGCGTGGACTTCCGGGGCTTCCATCCAGGGCGCAAGTATGCGGGGACGCGCCTGCTTAGGCAGATCAAGGATTTTGGGCGGGTGGCCGCCCACCTAGGGCATGAGTCGGTCGACACCACTCGCAAGGGCTATGCCCAGCTCGCGGCTGATGACCTCAAGGACGATCTCATGGGATGGTAA
- a CDS encoding NAD(P)/FAD-dependent oxidoreductase — MTHDPTAPYDILIIGGGFAGLSAALYTARGMRRGVLCTAGPSRNAAAQHTHGFLTQDGTNPAELLQTARAQLAQYELPIIEAEVTQITGENNAFTAHLTDGRTIQARKLILATGVQDILPPIPGLREEWGRGVQHCPYCYGWEVRDQPLALYQPGLTGPDGLWTILYHQKLSRDLLVCGTGPHDFTAEQREQLQGVGVTLVDSALERVEGIPKGVRLHFADGTSAERAVLYTHGERKLNAALAETLGCKIESGGIFVTPNNQKTSVDGVFAAGDVSTGNQVAFAVAGGARAAMFAAFEILSENMPTWARA; from the coding sequence ATGACCCACGACCCGACTGCGCCTTACGACATCTTGATCATCGGGGGCGGCTTCGCTGGTCTCAGCGCGGCCCTCTATACCGCACGTGGCATGCGCCGTGGCGTCCTGTGCACTGCTGGTCCGAGCCGAAACGCGGCCGCCCAGCACACCCACGGCTTCCTGACCCAGGACGGCACCAATCCTGCGGAGCTCCTGCAGACCGCCCGCGCCCAGCTCGCGCAGTACGAACTGCCCATTATCGAAGCCGAGGTGACTCAGATCACGGGCGAGAACAATGCCTTCACCGCCCACCTTACGGACGGCCGCACCATCCAGGCCCGCAAGCTCATCCTGGCGACGGGTGTTCAAGACATCCTGCCCCCGATCCCTGGCCTTCGAGAAGAATGGGGCCGGGGCGTGCAGCATTGCCCATATTGCTACGGCTGGGAAGTGAGGGACCAGCCGTTGGCGCTCTATCAACCTGGCCTCACGGGTCCGGATGGCCTCTGGACCATCCTGTACCACCAGAAATTGTCGCGTGATCTGCTGGTCTGTGGGACTGGCCCGCATGACTTCACGGCGGAACAGCGGGAGCAGCTGCAGGGTGTGGGCGTGACACTGGTGGACAGTGCGCTCGAACGTGTCGAGGGCATCCCCAAGGGGGTCCGGTTGCATTTTGCTGACGGTACAAGTGCGGAGCGTGCGGTGTTGTACACCCATGGGGAGCGGAAGTTGAATGCGGCGCTCGCCGAAACGCTGGGATGCAAGATCGAGTCGGGGGGCATTTTCGTGACGCCGAATAATCAGAAGACGTCTGTGGATGGGGTGTTCGCCGCGGGGGATGTGAGCACTGGGAATCAGGTAGCCTTCGCGGTGGCAGGGGGAGCTCGGGCGGCCATGTTTGCGGCGTTTGAGATTCTCAGTGAAAACATGCCGACATGGGCACGGGCGTAA
- a CDS encoding MBL fold metallo-hydrolase: MQFIGLGGTDEVGASSYLYLLKEGNLLIDAGLRPGQVGEAALPKLEILGEHPPTAMVLTHAHLDHVAGIPVVIRRFPDLRIYCTEATARIAGLVLADTLKVSTEQGFPMFSPEELKRTLERLHPIPYFQRVSDHGFAFTLFPSGHLLGAASVLIESGGRSVFHTGDVSNVDTPVVNAAWLPAQVTPVDAVVSESTYGDTLLPSRKEQVRTFVAAIGETLRAGGKVLIPSFALGRAQEITQILQTGMASGLLPSVPLYLDGLTRQMTQTYEDLLPLLPQALQNRRQSSGQPVFLGGTVTLVGDRRDRERILASDGPAVVVASSGMLHAGASPVYARAWLPEAGNALFVVGYQDAESPGRRLLELQQGGDVLLPDGRGGREPVPAYARVERFYLSAHADRGGLLGMIARYSPGKVLLTHGEVAPRHNLAGYLDTKYDVELPQAGQVVTLRDSGKRRGGFLNSNPKKLEALKERHARGKVELRYDAERHAVVIELPKDLDASLFGEGEYTLEVLRGKLSRLKLKERDQEALAGNSPLETIVNSN, translated from the coding sequence ATGCAATTCATTGGCCTGGGTGGAACGGACGAAGTAGGGGCAAGTTCCTATCTCTATCTCCTGAAGGAAGGTAACCTCCTCATCGACGCCGGACTGCGGCCGGGGCAGGTCGGTGAAGCGGCGCTCCCAAAGCTTGAGATCCTGGGAGAACACCCGCCTACGGCGATGGTCCTTACGCACGCCCACCTTGACCACGTCGCAGGGATTCCAGTCGTCATCCGGCGCTTCCCAGACCTGCGGATCTACTGCACCGAGGCCACGGCCCGCATCGCCGGCCTGGTGCTCGCCGATACCCTCAAGGTCAGCACCGAGCAAGGCTTCCCGATGTTCAGCCCAGAGGAACTCAAGCGCACCCTCGAGCGTCTGCATCCCATCCCCTATTTCCAGCGCGTCAGTGACCACGGCTTCGCCTTCACCCTGTTTCCGAGTGGACACCTCCTCGGGGCCGCAAGTGTCCTGATCGAAAGCGGCGGCCGCAGCGTCTTCCACACCGGGGATGTGAGCAATGTGGATACGCCGGTCGTCAACGCTGCCTGGCTGCCGGCGCAGGTTACGCCCGTCGATGCGGTGGTCTCCGAGAGTACCTACGGTGACACGCTCCTACCGTCCAGGAAAGAGCAGGTCCGCACCTTCGTCGCCGCCATCGGGGAGACCCTGCGGGCGGGGGGCAAGGTGCTGATCCCCTCCTTCGCCCTGGGGCGGGCCCAGGAGATCACGCAGATCCTGCAGACGGGCATGGCCAGTGGCCTGCTCCCCAGCGTGCCGCTCTACCTCGACGGGCTGACCCGGCAGATGACGCAGACCTACGAGGACCTGCTCCCCCTCCTTCCACAGGCCCTGCAGAACCGGCGGCAGTCGAGTGGGCAGCCGGTCTTCCTGGGGGGCACTGTCACGCTTGTTGGAGACCGGCGTGACCGGGAACGGATCTTGGCCTCGGACGGTCCTGCCGTGGTCGTGGCGTCCAGTGGGATGCTGCACGCCGGGGCTAGCCCGGTGTACGCGCGGGCGTGGCTTCCAGAGGCGGGCAATGCCCTGTTTGTCGTGGGGTATCAGGACGCCGAGTCGCCGGGGCGACGGCTGCTGGAGTTGCAGCAGGGTGGGGACGTGTTGCTCCCGGACGGTCGGGGGGGACGCGAGCCAGTGCCCGCCTACGCTCGGGTCGAGCGCTTCTACCTCTCGGCCCATGCCGACCGGGGCGGCCTGCTGGGCATGATTGCCCGCTACAGCCCGGGGAAGGTACTGCTGACCCACGGGGAGGTCGCTCCCCGGCACAACCTCGCGGGGTACCTGGATACGAAGTACGACGTTGAGCTGCCCCAGGCTGGGCAGGTCGTGACCCTGCGCGACAGTGGCAAGCGGCGGGGCGGGTTCCTGAACAGCAATCCGAAGAAGCTCGAAGCCCTCAAGGAGCGCCATGCCCGGGGCAAAGTGGAACTGCGCTACGACGCCGAGCGGCACGCGGTGGTCATCGAGCTACCGAAAGATCTGGATGCCTCGCTCTTCGGGGAGGGGGAGTACACCCTGGAGGTGTTGCGGGGCAAGCTCAGCCGCCTCAAGCTCAAGGAGCGCGATCAGGAGGCCTTGGCGGGGAACAGTCCATTAGAAACCATAGTTAATTCCAATTAA